The following are encoded in a window of Acidimicrobiia bacterium genomic DNA:
- the hisF gene encoding imidazole glycerol phosphate synthase subunit HisF: MLRSRIIPCLDVDHGRVVKGVNFVDLVDEGDPVELAARYAAEGADEIVYLDITASSDERDIFLDVVHRTASEVFVPLTVGGGVRSVDDMRSVLRAGADKVSVNTAAVERPSLIAECAAEFGRQCVVLAVDAKRTGESWEVYTHGGRTPTGIDAIEWVTEGVRLGAGEILLTSMDRDGTKNGFDVELLRAVGDAVPVPVIASGGAGTVEHCVAAVTEGGAAAVLAASIFHRKEIEIDTVKAGLEEAGVPVRRVS; the protein is encoded by the coding sequence TGCTGCGTAGCCGGATCATCCCGTGCCTCGACGTCGATCACGGGCGAGTCGTCAAGGGAGTCAATTTCGTCGATCTGGTAGATGAGGGCGATCCTGTCGAACTGGCCGCCAGGTATGCGGCCGAGGGAGCAGACGAAATCGTCTATCTGGACATCACCGCCTCATCGGACGAGCGAGACATCTTCCTGGACGTTGTGCACCGGACGGCTTCCGAGGTTTTCGTGCCCCTGACGGTTGGAGGCGGGGTTCGATCGGTAGACGACATGCGCTCGGTGTTGCGGGCCGGCGCCGACAAGGTGTCCGTGAATACCGCCGCTGTAGAGCGGCCGTCGCTCATCGCCGAGTGTGCTGCCGAGTTCGGCCGTCAGTGTGTGGTGCTAGCTGTGGATGCCAAGCGAACCGGAGAGTCGTGGGAGGTCTACACGCACGGTGGGCGCACTCCGACCGGCATCGACGCCATCGAGTGGGTGACCGAAGGTGTCCGCCTGGGTGCCGGCGAGATCCTGCTCACCTCGATGGATCGGGATGGCACCAAGAATGGGTTCGATGTGGAGTTGCTCCGGGCGGTCGGCGACGCCGTTCCGGTTCCCGTCATTGCCTCCGGTGGCGCCGGAACAGTCGAACATTGCGTGGCGGCCGTCACCGAGGGCGGCGCCGCTGCCGTGCTGGCCGCTTCGATCTTTCACCGCAAAGAGATCGAGATCGACACTGTGAAGGCAGGGCTGGAAGAGGCCGGTGTGCCGGTGAGGAGGGTGTCATGA
- the hisIE gene encoding bifunctional phosphoribosyl-AMP cyclohydrolase/phosphoribosyl-ATP diphosphatase HisIE, translating to MNDGLSPPTPDPSGRRYLPPSGGTDKTPNPSGSAVASSPQGETDLVPGIVQDADTGRVLMLGYLNQEAKDLTLETGFVHFWSRSRRAIWKKGETSGNTLRLVSMAEDCDSDALLILASPDGPTCHTGEVSCFDGRELLVASHESAPLPPPSRRSAQEPFPQRGTDAHSLSPLWQTIQQRKVKRPDGSYTVQLIDGGVDFTGRKVLEEAGEVLMAAKDHSIGTADDRRVAEEAGDLIYHLLVLLAERDISIAEVFDVLKEREG from the coding sequence ATGAACGATGGCCTGAGCCCCCCTACCCCCGACCCTTCGGGTCGGCGGTACCTTCCCCCCTCCGGGGGGACCGACAAGACCCCCAACCCCAGCGGCTCCGCTGTTGCGTCTTCCCCCCAAGGGGAGACCGATCTGGTTCCGGGGATCGTGCAAGATGCCGATACCGGACGCGTCCTCATGCTGGGTTATCTCAACCAGGAAGCCAAGGACCTAACTCTCGAGACCGGGTTCGTTCACTTCTGGAGTCGCTCCCGCCGCGCAATCTGGAAGAAGGGTGAGACCAGTGGGAACACCCTTCGTCTCGTGAGCATGGCCGAGGATTGCGATTCGGATGCCTTGCTCATCCTGGCCAGTCCAGATGGGCCCACCTGCCATACCGGTGAGGTGAGTTGTTTCGATGGTCGCGAGTTGCTCGTCGCGAGTCACGAGTCGGCCCCCCTACCTCCGCCTTCGCGTCGCTCGGCGCAGGAACCTTTCCCCCAAAGGGGGACCGATGCACATTCGCTGAGTCCGTTGTGGCAGACCATTCAGCAACGCAAGGTGAAGCGGCCCGACGGGTCCTACACCGTGCAGTTGATTGACGGCGGAGTCGACTTCACCGGCCGCAAGGTGCTCGAAGAGGCAGGCGAAGTCCTGATGGCCGCCAAGGATCACTCCATCGGAACCGCCGACGATCGACGGGTCGCCGAAGAGGCTGGGGATTTGATCTACCACCTCCTCGTATTACTCGCCGAGCGCGACATCTCGATCGCCGAGGTATTCGATGTGCTCAAGGAACGTGAGGGCTGA